The Nicotiana tomentosiformis chromosome 2, ASM39032v3, whole genome shotgun sequence genome includes the window tatccaacctaatttggaagattcctaaaattcacctccgggcccacgtgcttAGATTCCGAAAAGTTTTGtaaataattgttacccataacctcacaaacacaaatatacaatttttacccaattctataatcattttcgtggtctaatctcatttttatcataATCTAGGCTTTTCAGCAAACTCCTAAAACTTTTCACTTTTttcatgttataatctacccataatctatatatttaacttacaCTGTATAGAAAtaacttaccttcaatagctacgTGAAAAACCCTCTCCAACAAACTCTAAAATTGTCCaacaaatgagagaaatgaacaaAATAGCCAAACTCCCGATTTTAATAAAGTCTCTGCCCAGTtgccccttcttcgcgatcgcgaaggcaaagccTGCCCAAGCCTTGaaactcttcttcgcgaacgcgacagggtcCTCACGATCACGAAGGCTAGACCAGCCCaagcatcgcgaatgcgaagagaaatGACCCACAGACCCCTGGCCCTATAacccttctacgcgaatgcgaccaggccatcgcgaacacgaaggccataGGTACTGAAGCTTCGTGAACGCGGCCtcgtcttcgcgaacgcgaagagaaaaaatACCCAGTCCTCAAATCCTTCATAGCAAACGCGAAGGTCCTTCACCGTTCGCACAGAGggaaaccagaaccagcacaCCAACAGTTTTGGACTTAGCTCCGGGCGGTCCGAAATgcacccccgggaccccgtccaaatgcaacAATAAGTCCATAaccataatacgaacctactcgaaccctcggaacatataaaataacatcaaaactaagaatcgcaccccaaaaccaaaatgaatcaacttatgaactttaaaCATCTCAATTAGCTCCAAacacgccgaatcatacttagactactcggaattaCCCCAaatattgcgtacaagtcataaatcactatacagaactattcccgagctcgaaatcccaaacaaacctcgataacaccaaagtctactccaaaccaaatttaaagaactagaaaacctttaatgaaccaactttcaacattaagcgtcgaaacgctcccggatcacccgaaaccagatccgaacacacgcctaagtccaaaatcatcgtacaaacctattggaaccatcaaatcccgattctgaggtcgtttactcaaaatgttgactcaagtcaaacttggccatcttaggccactattaaggaactgagtgttccgatttcaacatgaacccttccaaacctaaaccaaccatccccacaagtcatatatGTCACGCCTcgacctcagggagcgcgaccggtacTCAACTGAGATAACCCAAttaagcaagcctactagatgctTTCTATCCGACCTTACCCATGAATAGAGTGAAGATGTATTCCATTAATTAAACAATGAGAGGATTTCATGAACAACACCAATTCCATTACCATTGGTTACTACATTTATAGTTCCCAaaaatacattacacattcatagtttgaagCGGAACATGTGACACAAATAGAACATTTCTAGTTTGACTTTTTCAAAAccaagatacaacccacactagatctacagagcctctaatggatacaaaagagtggaatgatggtgccggcaacaaggccctgactatacctcaaaacactatacatAAGGAACAAATGATACAAGACCCCGaggtgaagtggggctcacctaGTAAGCTGAGAatagggtgtactgctatcactgatcgatgtcGCCTgccgtggaaccacctgcatccattaaagatacagctcCCCCgaaaaaggaacgttagtacatatggaatagtactagtatgtaagactaaacaccctctcaatagaacgagtagtAGTACAATgagaaagaaacatggaatcaatgagagcctcaaacaatattaaCGTGTCAAGTTAAGAGAAAGGTAAACTTCAGGTACatttcaatatttttatattGGGAGTTCTTTAGTACCGATCTacgcacctaacccaacccactaggtaagctaattaacaacaatccaattcaatgatatttaatgagaaaaataaatgataaaatatcaaaacctttatacacttcccaaggactggtagtacaaatcatgagcttctaagatttagagtttacaaatctagtatgaaataaatacaccatatgtttgaaatatacatgaacaaattaataattctaaagctaccaagaacaagagagaTCTATGACccgaatgcaggtacatcttcaatgccagctccagccatacacaacaacatcagcatccaaaatctacacgcatggtgcagaagtatagtatgagtacaaccgaccccatgtactcaataagtaacaaacctaaccttaaatTGAAAGCAATGATGAGCTTGGAAAATGATCAGATTCCAACACCAATAATgaacaacaactcataacaatatgaTAAAAGTAGTATAAAaaacaactcaaagatatgatgctcagcttaTCCACAGTTACGGGGAAAAAAGCATGCCTTTCAAGTACAACTGTAAAACCCAAATCTtacaccgaaatcaccaaaatatgagtatattagaaaacaataatttttcccaaaaactttcaacaacagataaaatatttcaatctctgatggcatgagaaaagtacgtctctatgcctgcatgtcaaTGTGCATGAGAAGTCATGCATGTCACAATACcatgtagcatgaggaaatgcatctctatgcctgtatgtcaaatatacatgtcaatgcaatgcataaCAGTGATggactcatgtactcacactctcagagtactgaatctcactatctcgcactcccactcatcatgctcaatccctCAGCACATTCAGTGATCTGAGTCGAACTCAGGCTCCATTCCTTGCCTTCTAACTAATGGGCACATCTATGtagacagcttcttctcagccttcttgggttacaccccacacttatctttctcactcaccACAACTttctctttcgagcccttcactttccattcAACACTTGCAGTTGGTTTTTCTTTTTGCACCCCTTTTCTACATCCATCTTAAACGTCACAGTTTCCTCACCCAcactaagcatgagttttctctcatgtatatccaATATCGCTCTAcacgttgctaagaatggtcttcctagaatAAGGGGGGcctccttgttttcctccattttcaccactataaaatTCACAGGAAATACGAatttatccacccgaactaacacatcttctaaTATCCTCTTGGGTATCAGAGTCGTTTGGTCTACCAGTTGTAAgcatattggtgcagaccttatcacTCCAATCTCTTCCTCTAGTTTtctataaatagatagaggcattagattaattgaggcaccagaatcacataaaaacTTATCAAAAGTAAtagagcctaaagagcaaggtatagtaaaactccctagatctccacactttt containing:
- the LOC138906053 gene encoding uncharacterized protein — translated: MPSYAKFFKEILTKKRKIEETSVVKLIEHCSAILQNKLPQKCGDLGSFTIPCSLGSITFDKFLCDSGASINLMPLSIYRKLEEEIGVIRSAPICLQLVDQTTLIPKRILEDVLVRVDKFVFPVNFIVVKMEENKEAPLILGRPFLATCRAILDIHERKLMLSVGEETVTFKMDVEKGCKKKNQLQVLNGK